The Erythrobacter sp. Alg231-14 genome has a segment encoding these proteins:
- a CDS encoding cytochrome b N-terminal domain-containing protein, protein MSFAWAKQYEPKTAFTKWMDEKLPLPRLVYSAVGAGYPVPRNLNYMWNFGVLAGFFLVLQIVTGVVLAMHYASNTEVAFAQTEHIMRNVNYGWLMRYAHANGASFFFIVIYLHIFRGFYYSSYKAPREMIWLLGVVIFLLMMATAFMGYVLPWGQMSFWGAKVITGLFGAIPLVGESLQTWLVGGFAPGNSALNRFFSLHFLLPFVIAGVVILHIWALHIPGSSNPTGVEVKKESDTVPFHPYYTAKDGFGLGVILVLFAFMVFFLPNTLGHPDNYIEANPLSTPALIVPEWYFYPFYAILRAFTGDLALFGVTIIPAKLLGVIAMFASILVWFFLPWLDKSPVRSGQYRPLFKKFFWFGLIPCMLALFYLGGAKPEEPYIIFSQIATAYYFLHFLVILPIVSQIEIPTPLPFSITESVLGKDDDGAAQPAE, encoded by the coding sequence ATGAGTTTCGCCTGGGCAAAGCAATACGAACCGAAAACCGCTTTCACAAAGTGGATGGATGAAAAACTGCCGCTGCCGCGCTTGGTTTATAGCGCGGTTGGTGCTGGCTATCCGGTTCCGCGCAATTTGAACTATATGTGGAATTTCGGCGTCCTTGCCGGTTTCTTCTTGGTTTTGCAGATTGTGACCGGCGTGGTTTTGGCCATGCACTATGCGTCCAACACCGAAGTCGCATTCGCTCAGACTGAGCACATCATGCGCAACGTCAATTACGGTTGGTTGATGCGTTACGCCCACGCCAACGGCGCGAGCTTCTTCTTCATCGTGATTTACCTCCATATTTTCCGCGGGTTCTATTACTCTTCTTATAAAGCACCGCGCGAGATGATCTGGCTTTTGGGCGTGGTCATCTTCCTCTTGATGATGGCGACCGCGTTTATGGGTTACGTTCTCCCATGGGGGCAAATGAGCTTCTGGGGCGCTAAAGTGATCACCGGTCTGTTCGGCGCGATCCCATTGGTGGGTGAGTCGCTGCAAACATGGCTTGTCGGCGGTTTTGCGCCGGGCAATTCGGCCCTCAACCGCTTCTTCTCGCTCCACTTCCTGCTGCCATTCGTGATCGCAGGCGTTGTCATTCTGCACATTTGGGCGCTGCACATTCCGGGTTCGTCGAACCCGACCGGCGTCGAAGTGAAGAAGGAAAGCGACACGGTTCCGTTCCACCCGTATTACACGGCAAAGGACGGGTTCGGATTGGGGGTCATCTTGGTCCTCTTCGCATTCATGGTTTTCTTCTTGCCAAACACGCTTGGCCACCCGGACAACTACATCGAAGCGAACCCGCTTTCGACACCGGCCCTGATCGTTCCTGAATGGTATTTCTATCCGTTCTACGCGATCCTGCGCGCCTTTACCGGCGACCTTGCATTGTTCGGTGTGACCATCATTCCTGCAAAGCTGCTTGGCGTGATCGCCATGTTCGCTTCGATCTTGGTTTGGTTCTTCTTGCCATGGCTCGACAAAAGCCCGGTGCGCTCGGGCCAATACCGTCCGCTGTTCAAGAAATTTTTCTGGTTCGGTTTGATCCCGTGCATGCTCGCCCTGTTCTATCTGGGCGGCGCAAAACCAGAAGAACCCTATATTATCTTCAGCCAGATCGCGACCGCGTATTATTTCCTTCACTTCCTGGTGATCCTGCCGATCGTCAGTCAGATTGAAATTCCTACGCCATTGCCATTCTCCATCACTGAATCGGTGTTGGGCAAGGATGACGACGGTGCGGCGCAGCCGGCTGAATAA
- the petA gene encoding ubiquinol-cytochrome c reductase iron-sulfur subunit: MASTVDGTADGTQDGVRRRDWIHIAALSTAGVGGASVLLPLVSQMAPTADTLAASTTDVDVSAIEPGQSIKATFRDQPLFVKRMTAEEIAEAVADDGADMRDPETLAERLGEGNADILVNLGVCTHLGCVPLGAGEGEDKGEYDGYFCPCHGSHYDVAGRIRKGPAPTNLAVPEFEFATESVIRVG; the protein is encoded by the coding sequence ATGGCTTCCACTGTAGATGGCACTGCAGACGGCACCCAAGACGGCGTGCGTCGCCGCGATTGGATTCATATCGCAGCGTTGAGCACCGCCGGTGTTGGCGGCGCATCTGTTCTTCTTCCACTCGTGAGCCAAATGGCCCCCACGGCTGATACACTTGCGGCAAGCACGACCGATGTCGATGTTTCCGCGATTGAGCCGGGTCAGTCGATCAAAGCGACATTCCGCGATCAGCCTTTGTTCGTGAAACGGATGACGGCCGAAGAAATCGCCGAAGCCGTTGCCGACGATGGAGCCGATATGCGCGACCCTGAAACGCTCGCAGAGCGTTTGGGCGAAGGCAATGCCGACATTCTCGTTAACCTCGGCGTTTGCACCCACCTTGGTTGTGTGCCGCTGGGCGCGGGCGAAGGCGAAGATAAGGGCGAATATGATGGGTATTTCTGCCCATGTCACGGTTCGCACTATGATGTTGCCGGGCGGATCCGCAAAGGTCCGGCTCCGACCAACCTTGCTGTACCAGAATTTGAGTTTGCTACCGAAAGCGTCATCCGAGTCGGGTGA
- the pgeF gene encoding peptidoglycan editing factor PgeF, with product MAETGAPSESEPSNSGQAHRFDIERSDALDGVPHGFFGSSTGHQFGYGGPGDTDETRLIRAVAASAILSGAPMAAPLQVHSPEVVTVGRLWPDAPEGRPVADGVVTARTDVVLGIVTADCCPILFADKKAGIVGAAHAGWRGACGNERGNVLENTVAAMEALGANRAAITAVLGPTIAQASYEVDAAFREHFKPEDDAHFAEAPEREGVARWHFNLPAYVVAQLRRCGLVDIADIARDTFANPIQYHSYRRASMGGEPNYGRQISAIAVP from the coding sequence ATGGCTGAAACTGGCGCGCCTTCCGAAAGCGAGCCCAGCAATAGCGGCCAAGCGCACCGTTTTGATATAGAGCGTTCAGACGCCCTAGACGGTGTTCCGCATGGTTTTTTTGGATCGAGCACCGGTCATCAATTTGGCTATGGCGGACCGGGTGATACCGATGAAACGCGATTGATCCGCGCCGTAGCGGCCAGCGCTATTCTATCGGGCGCACCGATGGCCGCGCCGCTTCAAGTCCATTCACCCGAAGTGGTCACCGTGGGAAGGCTTTGGCCGGACGCGCCCGAAGGCCGCCCGGTTGCCGATGGCGTGGTCACTGCACGCACCGATGTGGTGTTGGGTATTGTGACAGCCGATTGCTGTCCCATCCTATTCGCCGACAAAAAGGCCGGCATTGTTGGTGCTGCCCATGCCGGTTGGCGCGGCGCGTGCGGGAATGAGCGCGGCAACGTATTGGAGAACACCGTGGCTGCGATGGAGGCGTTGGGTGCAAACCGCGCCGCTATCACTGCGGTTCTTGGTCCGACAATTGCGCAAGCGAGTTACGAAGTCGACGCCGCGTTTCGGGAACATTTCAAACCAGAAGACGACGCCCACTTCGCCGAAGCACCCGAACGGGAAGGGGTCGCACGATGGCATTTCAATTTGCCCGCTTATGTCGTTGCACAACTGCGCCGTTGCGGCCTTGTGGATATTGCGGACATCGCTCGTGATACTTTTGCCAATCCGATACAGTATCATTCATACCGACGAGCATCGATGGGGGGAGAACCGAATTACGGCCGTCAAATCAGTGCGATAGCGGTTCCCTAG
- the pepN gene encoding aminopeptidase N translates to MDIATTPTNPEGNSDGVTTPQEPQLILRSDYKPFAWLIPQTNLHFELGIEKTKVTSRLTIQPNPAAEPSTELRLNGDGLKASSVIVDGEAAQYALDGDDLVVTIAGPGESHSVQIETTINPNTNTALMGLYASNGMLCTQCESEGFRRITFFPDRPDVLSTYSVKMAGDKTLFPILLCNGNQENAGDLEDGRHFAEWHDPWPKPSYLFALVAGDLVANSGPFTTVSGRKVECNIWVRAEDLDRTDHALESLHLSMKWDEETFGREYDLDLYNIVAVSDFNMGAMENKGLNVFNTKYVLADSDTATDGDFDAVEGVIAHEYFHNWSGNRITCRDWFQLSLKEGFTVLRDQLFSQDMRGEAVKRIEDVRILRAAQFPEDAGPLAHPIRPDSYREISNFYTATVYNKGAEVIRMMRSIAGEADFRKGTDLYFDRHDGEAATCEDFITAMEDGAGLDLAQFRLWYRQAGTPRVVVTQDVHGDKLTLRLAQTVPATPGQPDKKPMPIPLRVAVHSRATGALGAEQLIVLNEAHQSFDLPLAGDDPVVSINRGYTAPIVVERDLSNGDLGFLAAHDDDPFARYEAVQELAVNHLIAVAKGSGNGDGEAALIDAFRAILTDTALDDAMRGELMMLPSETYLFEAMASGASKADPGAIHEAREALKAAIGCALAEELASAGSKAAATPHDHPNGRGARKVSSAVLGFVAAADPHQATRLATRQFGGSDNMTDRQSALMTLCGIDLPDRPERQATLDAFYKKFQGNDLVIDKWFTLQALSLHPNVIAQVKELANHPDFTLNNPNRVRSLYMAFAGNPQGFHDASGAGYRMIADVILALDPINPQTAARFVSPLGRWRRIEPGRAALMKAELERIAKADNLSRDTFEQVSRSLDG, encoded by the coding sequence ATGGATATTGCGACGACCCCAACAAACCCCGAAGGCAACTCCGACGGCGTCACCACACCCCAAGAGCCGCAGCTGATCTTGCGCTCTGATTACAAACCATTCGCGTGGCTGATCCCGCAAACCAATTTGCATTTCGAATTGGGGATTGAAAAGACAAAGGTCACGTCGCGCCTAACGATACAGCCGAACCCGGCCGCTGAGCCATCGACTGAGCTTAGGTTGAACGGAGACGGGCTCAAAGCGTCGTCGGTCATCGTCGATGGCGAAGCGGCGCAATACGCGTTGGATGGCGATGATCTGGTCGTGACGATCGCCGGTCCGGGCGAATCTCACTCGGTTCAAATCGAAACCACGATCAACCCCAACACCAACACTGCTTTGATGGGCTTGTACGCCTCCAACGGAATGTTGTGCACGCAATGCGAATCCGAAGGGTTCCGCCGCATAACCTTTTTCCCAGATCGGCCTGACGTTCTGTCGACCTACAGCGTCAAGATGGCCGGCGATAAGACATTGTTCCCGATCCTTTTGTGCAATGGCAACCAAGAAAACGCAGGCGACCTCGAAGACGGACGCCATTTTGCCGAATGGCATGATCCGTGGCCCAAACCGTCCTATCTTTTCGCGCTGGTTGCGGGTGACTTGGTGGCCAATTCGGGGCCGTTCACCACCGTTTCCGGCCGCAAAGTTGAATGCAATATTTGGGTCCGTGCAGAGGACTTGGACCGCACCGATCACGCTTTGGAATCGCTTCACCTCTCCATGAAATGGGACGAAGAGACGTTCGGGCGCGAATACGATCTTGATCTCTACAACATCGTCGCGGTGAGCGATTTCAACATGGGCGCGATGGAGAACAAGGGCCTCAACGTGTTCAACACGAAATACGTCTTGGCCGATAGCGACACCGCAACGGATGGCGATTTTGACGCGGTCGAAGGCGTCATTGCGCACGAATATTTCCACAATTGGTCGGGCAACCGGATCACTTGTCGCGATTGGTTCCAACTAAGCTTGAAAGAAGGCTTCACTGTTCTGCGGGATCAATTGTTTTCGCAGGATATGCGCGGCGAGGCGGTGAAACGGATCGAAGATGTGCGCATCTTAAGGGCGGCACAGTTCCCTGAAGATGCCGGACCTTTGGCCCACCCCATTCGGCCGGACAGCTATCGTGAGATCAGCAATTTCTACACCGCCACCGTCTACAACAAAGGTGCCGAGGTGATCCGCATGATGCGCAGCATCGCGGGTGAAGCGGATTTCCGCAAAGGCACCGATCTGTATTTTGATCGCCATGATGGCGAAGCGGCGACATGCGAAGATTTCATCACCGCAATGGAAGATGGCGCAGGGCTGGACCTCGCGCAGTTCCGTCTGTGGTACCGTCAGGCGGGAACGCCGCGCGTTGTGGTAACGCAGGATGTCCATGGCGACAAATTGACGCTGCGTCTGGCGCAAACCGTCCCTGCGACGCCGGGGCAACCCGATAAAAAGCCGATGCCGATCCCCTTGCGTGTCGCCGTCCATTCACGCGCCACTGGCGCTTTGGGTGCAGAACAATTGATTGTTCTTAATGAAGCGCACCAGAGTTTTGATTTGCCTCTTGCAGGTGATGATCCGGTCGTATCCATCAATCGCGGATACACAGCGCCCATTGTGGTTGAACGCGATCTGTCCAATGGGGATCTCGGCTTCCTTGCTGCGCATGATGACGATCCTTTTGCCCGATACGAAGCGGTGCAGGAACTCGCTGTGAACCACTTGATCGCGGTCGCCAAAGGTTCGGGCAATGGCGATGGTGAGGCGGCTCTGATCGACGCATTCCGCGCGATTCTTACCGATACAGCGTTGGACGATGCGATGCGCGGCGAATTGATGATGCTGCCCAGCGAAACCTATTTGTTCGAAGCGATGGCCAGCGGCGCATCCAAAGCCGATCCCGGAGCCATTCACGAAGCACGCGAAGCATTGAAAGCAGCTATTGGGTGCGCCTTGGCCGAGGAGCTGGCGAGCGCCGGTTCAAAGGCGGCGGCGACCCCGCATGACCACCCCAATGGAAGAGGAGCCCGCAAGGTGTCGAGCGCTGTGCTTGGTTTTGTCGCGGCCGCCGATCCCCACCAAGCGACCCGTTTGGCCACGCGTCAATTTGGCGGTTCAGACAACATGACGGATCGGCAAAGCGCCTTGATGACTCTGTGCGGTATTGATCTGCCCGATCGCCCAGAACGCCAGGCGACATTGGACGCATTCTATAAGAAGTTCCAAGGCAATGACCTTGTCATCGACAAATGGTTCACGCTTCAGGCGCTGTCTTTGCACCCGAATGTGATTGCCCAGGTGAAGGAATTGGCGAACCATCCCGATTTCACGTTGAACAATCCCAATCGCGTCCGTTCGCTTTACATGGCATTTGCCGGAAATCCGCAAGGGTTCCACGACGCCAGTGGCGCCGGGTATCGGATGATCGCCGATGTGATTCTTGCGCTTGATCCAATTAACCCTCAAACTGCGGCACGCTTCGTCTCGCCATTGGGTCGATGGCGGCGCATCGAACCGGGGAGGGCGGCTTTGATGAAGGCAGAATTGGAACGGATCGCGAAAGCGGACAATCTGTCGCGCGATACATTTGAACAAGTGAGCCGCAGTCTGGATGGCTGA
- a CDS encoding NAD(P)-dependent oxidoreductase has translation MARLLIFGLGYTAKRIADAMVARGWDVDATGSDGNIDFTDHGAVSAALGRASHVLSSVPPDRKRGEDAVLDQYGSSLSNIWLGYLSSTGVYGDRQGAWVDESAPTGTGRRNARSDADRRWVEMGARVFRLPGIYGPGRSALERVQTGKARRIAMPGQVFSRVHVDDISSGVVAALIGDAPAGAYNLGDDLPASGNAVTELACQLLGLEPPPLQTLEQANLSELALGFYSENRRVANGKAKRVLGWNPKYPTYAEGLAALL, from the coding sequence ATGGCTCGATTGTTGATTTTTGGACTCGGCTACACCGCCAAACGCATCGCCGACGCAATGGTTGCGCGCGGTTGGGATGTGGACGCCACCGGCAGCGACGGAAACATCGATTTTACCGATCATGGCGCGGTTAGTGCAGCCTTAGGCCGGGCGAGCCATGTGTTATCCTCGGTGCCACCCGATCGCAAACGTGGGGAGGATGCGGTGCTCGACCAATACGGATCATCCCTATCCAATATCTGGCTGGGATATTTGTCTTCGACCGGCGTCTATGGCGACCGACAAGGGGCATGGGTTGATGAAAGCGCGCCGACCGGCACCGGGCGGCGCAATGCGCGTTCCGATGCGGATCGCAGATGGGTTGAAATGGGTGCGCGCGTGTTCCGCCTTCCCGGCATCTATGGGCCAGGGCGCAGCGCGCTGGAACGAGTGCAAACCGGCAAAGCCCGCCGGATCGCAATGCCCGGCCAAGTGTTCAGTCGGGTGCACGTGGATGACATAAGCAGCGGCGTGGTTGCGGCCTTGATCGGTGATGCGCCCGCGGGGGCGTACAATTTGGGCGACGATTTACCAGCAAGCGGCAATGCCGTCACCGAATTGGCGTGCCAACTGCTTGGGCTGGAGCCGCCGCCGCTGCAAACATTGGAACAGGCGAATCTTTCCGAGCTGGCTTTGGGTTTTTATTCGGAGAATCGCCGTGTCGCCAATGGCAAGGCAAAGCGCGTGTTGGGCTGGAACCCGAAATACCCCACCTATGCCGAAGGGTTAGCGGCTCTGCTTTGA
- a CDS encoding EamA family transporter: MLSWKVIIPFILTGSIWGSTWFVITGQIDGVPAAWSVFYRFALATPALFLVAFLMKRRLLLTRPEHKLAALVGVFQFSGNFLFVYHAELYVTSGIVAMMFGLLMVPNALFGRLFLGERVQSGFMLGSAVAIAGVMFLLVHEWSDNPDAGVIGGNVALGIGLAFVGILAASIANVIQANPTGRGVPMVSLLAWAMLYGTVFDLGFALLTAGPPPFPASTDYWAGIVYLALIGSVITFPLHYNLVREIGAGRTAYNSILTISVAMLISTVFEGYQWTVLTAGGMILAVVGMVLALRSKQSR; this comes from the coding sequence ATGCTTTCTTGGAAAGTCATCATCCCGTTTATCCTGACCGGATCGATTTGGGGATCGACATGGTTCGTCATCACCGGACAGATTGACGGCGTACCTGCAGCTTGGTCGGTTTTTTACCGTTTTGCGCTGGCGACCCCGGCGTTGTTTCTTGTCGCGTTTTTGATGAAACGTCGATTGCTGCTCACCCGTCCAGAGCACAAGCTCGCCGCGTTGGTGGGTGTCTTTCAATTCAGCGGTAATTTCCTGTTCGTCTATCACGCGGAATTGTATGTCACATCGGGCATTGTTGCGATGATGTTTGGGCTATTGATGGTGCCCAACGCTCTGTTTGGCAGGTTGTTTTTGGGCGAACGGGTGCAAAGCGGTTTCATGTTGGGCAGCGCGGTCGCGATTGCGGGCGTCATGTTCTTGTTGGTGCACGAATGGAGTGACAATCCCGATGCTGGCGTGATCGGCGGGAACGTCGCGTTGGGCATAGGACTTGCCTTTGTCGGTATCCTCGCCGCGTCGATTGCGAACGTTATTCAAGCAAACCCAACCGGACGCGGCGTGCCAATGGTCAGCTTGCTCGCTTGGGCGATGCTGTATGGCACCGTATTTGATCTGGGCTTTGCCTTGCTAACGGCGGGGCCGCCTCCATTCCCGGCAAGCACCGATTACTGGGCGGGGATCGTTTATCTTGCGCTGATTGGATCGGTCATAACTTTTCCGCTGCATTACAATTTGGTGCGGGAGATTGGCGCGGGGCGCACGGCCTACAATTCGATCCTGACGATTTCGGTGGCGATGCTAATTTCAACCGTGTTCGAAGGGTATCAGTGGACTGTCCTCACCGCTGGCGGAATGATTTTGGCGGTTGTCGGAATGGTGTTGGCCTTGCGCTCAAAGCAGAGCCGCTAA
- a CDS encoding beta-eliminating lyase-related protein produces MTKLKPFLSDNAAPVHPNVWEAMRTADSADNPYDGDALSAQLDARFTDLFGRECAALWVATGTSANCLALGTLCQPHGGVVCHEEAHIEVDEGGAPGFYLHGAKLIHASGDGAKLTPAGIAAVIDPIRDDVHQVQAHAISITQASEYGRSYTPQELTALCDFAKTRGLGMHMDGARFANAAAFLGGSAAVAAGDVDSLAFGCIKNGAMSAEAVILFDPDRAAEVKYRRKRAGHLQCKGRYLAAQILAMLNGDLWLSNARHANAAAQEIAAGCGDRLMHAVEANELFVRLSGAERDALRSQDFAFYDWGDDAARFVTAWDTRAEDAAALGKAIASL; encoded by the coding sequence ATGACTAAGCTAAAGCCCTTCCTTTCGGATAACGCCGCGCCCGTCCACCCCAATGTGTGGGAGGCGATGCGCACAGCCGACAGCGCCGATAATCCCTACGATGGGGATGCATTATCGGCGCAGTTAGATGCTCGTTTCACCGATTTGTTTGGGCGCGAGTGCGCCGCCTTATGGGTGGCGACTGGTACATCGGCCAATTGCCTTGCCTTGGGCACGCTGTGCCAACCGCATGGCGGAGTAGTTTGCCACGAAGAGGCTCACATCGAAGTGGATGAAGGCGGTGCGCCCGGTTTCTATCTCCACGGTGCCAAATTGATCCATGCGTCGGGTGATGGTGCCAAACTGACACCGGCGGGCATTGCGGCGGTGATTGATCCGATCCGTGATGATGTGCACCAGGTTCAAGCCCACGCAATATCCATCACGCAGGCAAGTGAATATGGGCGCAGCTACACCCCACAAGAGCTCACTGCTCTGTGTGACTTTGCCAAGACGCGCGGATTGGGCATGCATATGGATGGCGCGCGTTTCGCCAATGCGGCTGCGTTTTTGGGCGGTTCCGCCGCCGTCGCCGCGGGTGATGTCGATAGCCTAGCGTTTGGCTGCATCAAGAACGGAGCGATGAGCGCAGAGGCAGTCATCCTGTTCGATCCCGATCGCGCCGCAGAAGTAAAATACCGCCGGAAACGGGCTGGGCACCTGCAATGCAAAGGCCGGTATCTCGCCGCGCAAATTTTGGCGATGCTTAACGGTGATCTGTGGCTTTCCAATGCACGGCACGCCAACGCCGCTGCTCAAGAGATTGCCGCCGGTTGCGGCGATCGTTTGATGCATGCTGTTGAAGCCAATGAATTGTTCGTGCGGCTTTCGGGCGCCGAACGCGATGCGTTACGCTCGCAGGATTTCGCGTTCTACGATTGGGGCGATGACGCTGCGCGATTTGTGACCGCGTGGGATACCCGCGCAGAAGACGCCGCGGCGCTCGGTAAAGCGATCGCCAGCTTGTGA
- a CDS encoding N-acetyltransferase encodes MTDQNQGVSITHVSEGAGGKYIAEVPGEKAVGTLEWEPSGHNVRVATHTIVPPEIGGRGIAALLVERLVEDAIEHSFTIDPQCWYVAKKLDANPDWSHLRA; translated from the coding sequence ATGACGGATCAAAATCAAGGCGTCTCGATCACTCATGTGAGCGAGGGCGCAGGCGGCAAATACATCGCCGAAGTCCCCGGCGAGAAAGCGGTTGGCACGTTGGAATGGGAACCCAGTGGGCACAATGTCCGCGTCGCAACCCACACAATTGTACCGCCCGAAATTGGCGGGCGCGGGATTGCCGCGTTGTTGGTGGAGCGATTGGTCGAGGACGCCATTGAGCACAGTTTCACAATCGATCCGCAATGTTGGTACGTCGCGAAGAAATTGGATGCGAACCCAGATTGGTCGCATCTGCGGGCCTAA
- a CDS encoding PH domain-containing protein — translation MNVNDSAPETPNVEPRNTAPLSVLVGTLSGLQNAIFPAVFAGFSARSSGLALLIGLGVGVAIAVVSAFFSYIRWKRLTYTIGATDIRVESGVLSRSARSVPFERIQDVSLEQKLLPRLFGLVSVKFETGAGGGDDLSLTYLREADGEELRQLVRERRDGAESAVVDASGEATETIAEEQGEPLFAMGPGRLFTFGLFEFSLAVFAVLAGLAQYASSLFEFEFWNADLWLGWVEDQGGQLRQASTGLQVLGAIASLIAVFVVGSMTGMLRVFTREWGFLLERTARGFRRRRGLFTRTDVVMPVHRVQGVKIGTRFLRYRFGWHGLSFVSLAQDSGASSHVVAPFAKMHEIAPIVEAAGFRLPGPDADWRRASGRYMVDSAFWDAAFFLIAAAIAFVTTSIFSPDWTALATGIPLVMAGIAAIANAMAWRFQRHALDADQIMATKGVLSPRSQIATRLKLHSVEISQGPIARLRGYATLHLGQAGGEFSVPGVPVERAREVRREVLETIAQTDFSQLEKA, via the coding sequence GTGAACGTGAACGATAGCGCACCGGAAACACCAAACGTCGAACCGCGCAACACCGCGCCATTGAGCGTGCTTGTGGGCACGTTAAGCGGCCTTCAAAATGCGATTTTCCCTGCGGTCTTCGCCGGTTTCAGCGCGCGCTCCAGCGGATTGGCCCTATTAATCGGGCTGGGCGTTGGTGTGGCGATCGCCGTTGTTTCGGCGTTCTTCTCTTATATCCGATGGAAACGGCTGACATACACAATCGGCGCGACAGATATTCGCGTGGAAAGCGGCGTTCTTAGCCGGTCTGCGCGATCGGTCCCGTTTGAACGGATTCAAGATGTCAGCCTTGAGCAAAAATTGCTCCCTCGCTTGTTCGGTCTGGTGTCGGTCAAGTTTGAAACCGGCGCGGGCGGGGGAGATGACCTAAGCCTGACATATCTGCGCGAGGCCGATGGCGAAGAATTGCGCCAATTGGTCCGTGAACGCCGCGATGGCGCCGAATCCGCCGTCGTTGATGCAAGCGGAGAAGCGACCGAAACCATCGCAGAAGAGCAAGGCGAACCATTGTTCGCGATGGGGCCGGGGCGGTTGTTCACCTTTGGCCTCTTCGAATTCTCACTGGCTGTTTTCGCGGTGTTGGCCGGTTTGGCACAATATGCGAGCAGCTTGTTCGAATTTGAATTTTGGAACGCGGATCTTTGGCTGGGCTGGGTTGAGGATCAAGGCGGGCAATTGCGCCAAGCAAGCACGGGGCTTCAGGTGTTGGGCGCGATCGCTTCGTTGATTGCGGTTTTTGTGGTGGGATCGATGACCGGGATGTTACGCGTCTTCACCCGAGAATGGGGCTTTTTGTTGGAACGCACAGCGCGCGGTTTTAGGCGGCGTCGCGGCCTGTTCACCCGCACCGACGTTGTGATGCCCGTTCATCGGGTTCAGGGTGTTAAGATCGGGACTCGGTTCTTGCGCTATCGTTTCGGCTGGCACGGGCTGAGCTTCGTCAGTCTTGCCCAAGATAGCGGCGCATCAAGCCACGTGGTCGCACCATTTGCAAAAATGCACGAGATCGCACCTATTGTGGAGGCGGCAGGATTTCGTTTACCCGGCCCAGACGCCGATTGGCGGCGCGCAAGTGGGCGTTACATGGTCGATAGCGCGTTTTGGGATGCGGCGTTCTTTTTGATCGCTGCCGCAATCGCATTTGTGACAACGTCTATATTTTCGCCCGACTGGACCGCGCTGGCGACGGGAATTCCCCTTGTAATGGCGGGCATTGCTGCCATCGCGAATGCGATGGCTTGGCGGTTTCAGCGCCACGCATTGGACGCCGATCAGATCATGGCGACAAAAGGTGTTTTGTCCCCGCGCAGTCAGATTGCCACGCGGCTAAAACTTCATTCGGTTGAAATTTCGCAAGGGCCAATCGCGCGATTGCGTGGGTATGCGACGCTGCATCTGGGTCAGGCGGGAGGCGAATTTTCGGTGCCCGGTGTTCCGGTCGAACGCGCCCGCGAAGTGCGCCGCGAAGTGTTGGAAACCATCGCGCAAACAGACTTTTCCCAGCTAGAAAAAGCTTAG
- a CDS encoding PH domain-containing protein, with translation MGWGRPSVEYSFSSRTLPLRGSPALSILEGMSSDGENDPPKTGQPNSARQLFGHKAGAKPWEEPTVNAQSTPNSTPTKPSAPAASASAKAKASTPYPRDSKYAPRPEPTDASDPPAVRKSILGEVDDEGELTNLHPNYKLLMRFGAVIGAVILMIVAIIADELVSGEFGIPYGFITGPAVLFALFLIIRIPAARYNARGYQISRDRLRVVRGIMWHSDTVVPFGRVQHIDVDQGPIERAMGIATMTLHTAGSHNASVRLPGLGHELAIEMREEIRAHIKRETL, from the coding sequence ATGGGATGGGGTCGTCCATCGGTCGAATATTCGTTCTCATCCCGCACTTTGCCCTTGCGCGGATCGCCCGCTCTTAGCATCTTAGAGGGTATGAGCAGCGACGGCGAAAATGATCCACCCAAAACAGGGCAGCCCAACAGCGCCCGCCAATTGTTTGGCCATAAGGCCGGCGCAAAACCGTGGGAAGAGCCAACGGTGAATGCGCAATCAACGCCGAATAGCACACCCACTAAACCCTCCGCCCCGGCGGCATCGGCATCGGCAAAGGCAAAGGCTTCTACGCCGTATCCCCGCGATTCCAAATACGCACCACGGCCCGAACCGACCGACGCATCTGATCCTCCCGCGGTCCGCAAATCGATATTGGGTGAGGTCGATGATGAAGGTGAGTTGACCAACCTGCATCCCAATTACAAATTGTTGATGCGGTTTGGCGCTGTGATTGGGGCGGTGATCCTAATGATCGTCGCGATAATCGCCGACGAATTGGTCAGCGGCGAATTTGGTATCCCGTATGGCTTCATCACGGGGCCGGCGGTTCTTTTTGCGTTGTTCCTCATCATTCGCATCCCGGCCGCGCGATACAATGCGCGCGGCTATCAAATCAGCCGCGACCGGCTGCGTGTGGTTCGCGGGATTATGTGGCATTCCGACACGGTGGTGCCATTTGGCCGCGTCCAACACATCGATGTTGACCAAGGTCCGATTGAACGGGCCATGGGTATCGCAACCATGACCCTGCACACAGCCGGTAGTCACAACGCATCGGTTCGCTTGCCCGGATTGGGGCATGAATTGGCGATTGAAATGCGCGAGGAAATCCGCGCGCACATTAAACGCGAAACGTTGTGA